In one window of Caballeronia sp. TF1N1 DNA:
- a CDS encoding dihydroorotase — MKIQIQGGTIIDPVAGTEARKDVFIAAGRIVSIGDAPADFHAAKVIAANGLHIAPGFVDLAARLREPGFEHKATLESEMAAAMAGGVTSLVCPPDTDPTLDEPGLVEMLKFRAQKLHQAHVYPLGALTVGLKGEAITEMVELTEAGCIGFSQADNPIVDTRTMLRALQYATTYGYTVWLRPQDAFMAKGGVAASGAVASRLGLSGVPVSAETIALHTIFELMRVTGARVHLSHLSSAAGVALVRAAKAEGIAVSCDVTINHVHLTDVDIGYFDSQFRLDPPLRQQRDREAIRAGLADGTIDAICSDHTPLDDDEKLLPFAEATPGATGLELLLSLTVKWAHEANLPLAKALARITSAPADVLKLPAGRITVGALADLCVFDAAAEWRVDPKKLKSQGHNSPFLGYELPARVRATIVGGHLAYESR; from the coding sequence ATGAAGATCCAGATTCAAGGCGGCACGATCATCGACCCGGTTGCGGGCACGGAAGCGCGCAAGGACGTGTTCATCGCGGCGGGCCGCATCGTTTCGATTGGCGACGCGCCGGCCGACTTTCACGCGGCCAAGGTCATCGCGGCCAACGGGTTGCATATCGCGCCGGGTTTCGTCGATCTCGCGGCGCGTCTGCGCGAACCGGGCTTCGAACACAAGGCAACGCTCGAATCCGAAATGGCCGCGGCAATGGCGGGCGGCGTGACGAGCCTCGTCTGTCCGCCCGACACCGATCCCACGCTCGACGAACCCGGCCTCGTCGAAATGCTCAAGTTTCGCGCGCAGAAGCTGCATCAGGCGCATGTCTATCCGCTGGGCGCGCTTACTGTCGGCTTGAAGGGCGAGGCGATTACCGAGATGGTCGAGTTGACCGAGGCGGGTTGCATCGGCTTTTCGCAGGCGGATAACCCTATCGTCGATACGCGCACAATGCTGCGCGCGTTGCAATACGCGACCACTTACGGCTATACCGTGTGGCTGCGTCCGCAAGACGCGTTCATGGCGAAGGGCGGCGTGGCGGCAAGCGGCGCGGTGGCGTCGCGGCTGGGGCTGTCGGGCGTGCCGGTGTCGGCGGAGACCATCGCGCTGCATACCATCTTCGAACTCATGCGCGTGACGGGCGCGCGCGTGCATCTGTCGCATCTGTCGTCGGCGGCGGGCGTCGCGCTCGTGCGCGCGGCGAAGGCCGAAGGCATCGCGGTCTCGTGCGATGTCACGATCAACCACGTGCATCTGACGGACGTGGATATCGGCTACTTCGATTCCCAGTTCCGCCTCGATCCGCCGCTGCGTCAGCAACGCGACCGCGAAGCAATACGCGCGGGTCTCGCGGACGGCACCATCGACGCAATCTGTTCCGATCACACGCCGCTCGACGACGACGAAAAGCTCCTGCCTTTCGCCGAAGCCACGCCGGGCGCGACCGGCCTCGAACTGCTGCTCTCGCTGACGGTGAAGTGGGCGCACGAAGCCAACTTGCCGCTCGCGAAGGCGCTGGCGCGCATCACGTCCGCGCCCGCCGACGTGCTGAAGCTGCCGGCCGGACGCATTACCGTGGGCGCACTCGCCGACCTGTGCGTGTTCGATGCCGCCGCCGAGTGGCGCGTCGATCCGAAGAAGCTCAAGAGCCAGGGCCACAACTCGCCGTTCCTCGGCTACGAGTTGCCGGCGCGTGTGCGCGCGACGATCGTCGGCGGTCATCTGGCTTACGAAAGCCGTTAA